A window of the Diospyros lotus cultivar Yz01 unplaced genomic scaffold, ASM1463336v1 superscaf1, whole genome shotgun sequence genome harbors these coding sequences:
- the LOC127793145 gene encoding uncharacterized protein LOC127793145 translates to MADPIEAGEEDDIPIFWAEDDLLEFEDTDSEDEEETEVMMNDPEAPPYESDDEKNIWIWSMLLFFQMVNTQRRLAVGPRTPNSQVGNAKGNTSRHPEGDSSQETRGSRLDQMERILGSVVGLIQETHSRDNHAVSMLDLYRRQNPPIFHGKLGADPSEGEFWIEQTEKLLDHLHCREEEKVNCATFMLQDEADMWWKGVKREREFMELKQTGDMTVAQYEDSFSRLIRSGLQAFTTEANLSRIEAIQGESQQGSSHKTDKKLEPQRPKFKPSTPCQRCQKQHHGKPCRFGMKGCYNCGEKGHLNQNCPKRGITCYNCQQTGHFAKDCPKPQLMNQPQGTTENARVQQGRVFHLTRQDTAEDPAVIEGTMLLYGIPMHALIDSGASHSFISHAFAKVLGDKPESLNCRMIVATPMGKSLETSSGYKDRKIRIEEVEFLVDLILLEFQDFDVILGMDFLTKYNATLDCKAKTVCLRGGDLNVKFQGKKRAKKGTEPLKIEEVRIVREFRDVFPDELPGLPLRREIEFAIEIEPGAGPVSIPPYKMAPAELRELKTQLQELLDKGFIRPSMLPWGAPVLFVKKKDGSLRMCIDDRLLNKITVKNKIKAEDVPKTAFRSRYGHYEFLVMPFGLTNAPVAFMDTMNRVFRPFLDKFVIVFIDDILIYSPSEEEHESHLRIILQTLQEHKLYAKFSKCEFWLDQVAFLGHIISAEGISVDPAKITAVANWKQSRSVTEIKSFLGLAGYYRKFVEGFSKIATRLTKLTQKGVKFDWSNGARKVFRHLRIS, encoded by the exons ATGGCAGATCCAATTGAAGCAGGAGAAGAAGACGACATACCCATATTCTGGGCCGAAGATGACCTTCTTGAGTTCGAGGACACCGATTCTGAAGACGAGGAAGAGACAGAAGTGATGATGAATGACCCCGAGGCACCCCCATACGAATCCGATGATGAAAAGAACATTTGGATCTGGAG CATGCTACTTTTctttcagatggtgaacactCAAAGACGGTTAGCAGTTGGGCCTAGGACGCCCAACTCACAAGTTGGCAACGCCAAAGGAAACACCAGTAGGCATCCAGAAGGCGACTCCAGTCAGGAGACCAGAGGTAGTCGACTAGATCAAATGGAGCGAATACTAGGGAGTGTGGTGGGACTCATACAAGAAACTCACTCCCGAGACAACCATGCAGTCAGCATGCTTGATCTTTATCGTCGACAGAACCCTCCCATCTTTCACGGGAAGCTTGGCGCAGACCCTAGTGAAGGAGAATTTTGGATCGAGCAAACGGAGAAGCTACTAGACCACCTGCATtgcagagaagaagagaaggtcaATTGTGCCACCTTTATGCTGCAAGACGAAGCAGACATGTGGTGGAAGGGAGTCAAGAGG gaaagagaattcATGGAGTTAAAACAGACCGGAGACATGACTGTTGCTCAATATGAAGATTCTTTTAGCCGATTGATCCG AAGTGGTCTGCAAGCTTTTACCACTGAGGCCAACCTGAGCCGAATTGAAGCGATTCAAGGAGAAAGTCAACAAGGAAGCAGTCATAAAACAGACAAGAAATTGGAACCCCAGAGGCCGAAGTTCAAACCTAGTACTCCGTGCCAAAGGTGCCAGAAGCAACACCATGGGAAGCCGTGCCGATTTGGAATGAAAGGCTGCTACAACTGTGGAGAGAAGGGGCATCTCAATCAGAACTGCCCGAAGAGGGGAATCACCTGTTACAACTGCCAGCAGACTGGTCATTTTGCAAAAGATTGTCCTAAGCCGCAACTGATGAATCAACCTCAAGGGACGACCGAAAATGCTAGAGTTCAGCAGGGAAGGGTGTTTCATCTGACACGACAAGATACGGCAGAAGACCCAGCCGTAATTGAAGGTACCATGCTATTATATGGTATTCCCatgcatgcattaatagatTCAGGTGCAAGTCACTCATTTATCTCGCATGCATTTGCTAAAGTATTAGGAGATAAACCAGAAAGTTTGAATTGTCGTATGATTGTCGCAACCccaatggggaagtctctagaaacttcaTCAGGATACAAAGATAGAAAGATTCGAATAGAAGAAGTTGAGTTCCTGGTGGATCTAATTCTtctggaatttcaagattttgatgtgatcctaggaatggacttcctaacTAAGTACAACGCAACATTGGACTGTAAAGCTAAAACAGTCTGTCTCAGGGGTGGAGACCTGAACGTCAAGTTTCAAGGGAAAAAGAGGGCAA AGAAAGGCACGGAGCCATTGAAGATCGAGGAAGTACGAATCGTCAGAGAATTCAGGGATGTGTTTCCTGACGAATTGCCTGGATTGCCACTTAGGCGAGAGATTGAATTTGCAATAGAAATTGAGCCAGGGGCAGGACCGGTTTCAATACCCCCGTACAAAATGGCCCCTGCAGAGTTAAGGGAACTAAAGACCCAATTACAAGAGTTGCTCGACAAAGGATTCATAAGGCCAAGTATGTTACCATGGGGAGCACCAGtactctttgttaagaaaaaggatgggagCCTGAGAATGTGTATCGACGATCGACTGTTAAACAAGATAACggtcaagaataa gatcaaaGCAGAAGACGTGCCTAAGACAGCTTTTCGCTCTCGATATGGGCACTATGAATTTCTGGTGATGCCGTTCGGACTAACCAATGCCCCAGTAGCTTTTATGGACACTATGAATCGGGTTTTCAGGCCATTCTTGGACAAGTTcgtgatcgtgtttatagacgACATACTGATATATTCTCCCTCAGAAGAAGAGCACGAATCACATTTAAGGATAATATTACAAACATTACAAGAACATAAGCTGTATGCCAAATTTTCGAAATGCGAATTTTGGTTGGACCAGGTCGCATTTTTGGGGCATATTATATCGGCTGAAGGAATATCGGTCGACCCGGCCAAGATAACAGCTGTGGCAAATTGGAAGCAATCTCGGTCGGTTACTGAAATTAAGAGCTTCTTGGGATTAGCCGGATACTATAGGaagttcgtggaagggttttccaaAATTGCAACACGcctcaccaagttaactcaaAAGGGAGTAAAGTTCGACTGGAGTAACGGTGCGAGGAAAGTTTTCAGACACTTAAGGATAAGCTGA